A segment of the Acidimicrobiales bacterium genome:
CGCTCATCACCACCTGCTCGCGGAAGAGGGCGCCGGCCTGGGCGAAGGTGGAGCCCACCGCGGTCTGGATGCGGGCGCCGGCCGAGTCGAGGAGCCACACGATCGGGATCCGCTGGCGGAGGGCCAGCTCGCGCATGCGCGCGGTCTTGTGCTCCCCCACCGCGCCCATCGAGCCGGCCATCACCGTGAAGTCGTAGGCGCACACGGCCACCCGCCGGCCGTCGATCCGCCCGACGCCGGCCACCATGCCGTCGGCGGCCAGGTAGCCCTTGTCGGCCAGGGCGGGGTCCATCGAGTCGGCCAGCTGGCCGTACTCCACGAACGAACCGGGGTCGAGGAGCAGGTCGATGCGCTCGCGCACCGGCAGCTTGCCCATCTCCCGCTGGCGGGCGACCCGCTCGGGGCCACCCATGCCCGTCGCCCGCTCCCGGCGCGACGCGAGGTCGTCGACGAGCGGCTTCCACTCGTGGAGCTCGGGGTGCTGCTGGGTCATCGGGCTACCTCCCCTTCCACACCGGGCTGCGCTTCTCGGCGAAGGCCGCGATGCCCTCGGCCGCGTCCTCCGTCTGGCTCGTCACCGTGAGCATCGGGTGGAGCAGGCGCAGCGCGTCCTCGGCCGCCTGGTCCCAGACCGCGTAGAACGAGTCGCGGCCGAGCTTCACGATCGCCGGCGACTTGGCGGCGAGGGTGCCGGCCAGCTCGCCCGTCGCCGCGTCGAGCTCGTCGACGGGCACGACCCGGGTCACGAACCCGATCCGCTCGGCCTCCTCGGCATCCACGCGCCGGCCCGTCAGCATCAGCTCGAGCGCCCTCTTCGGCGGCATCGAGCGCACGAGGGGCACCGTGATCATGTAGGGCCACAGCCCCACGTCGATCTCGGGCGTGCCGAACACCGCGTCGCGGGCCGCGATCACGAGGTCGCAGGCGAGCGCCAGGCCGAACCCACCGGCCAGGGCGTAGCCCTGCACCCGGGCGATGGTCGGCTTGCCCAGCTCCCACAGGTCGCGGAAGAGGCGGGCCAGCTCGCCCCGGGCGTCGTGGAGCTGCGCGTAGCCGGCGCCCTCGGCCATCCCGCTGAGGTCGGCGCCGGCGCAGAAGGCCCGGTCGCCGGCGCCGGTGAGGACCACCACCCGCACCTCGGGGTCGGCCTTGGCCTGCGCCAGCGCGCGGCGCAGCTCGCTCATCACCGTCCACGACAGGGCGTTGCGGCGCTCGGGACGGTTGATCGTGACGGTGGCGACGTGGTCGAACACCCGGTACAGCAGCTGGTCGAACTCCCCCCCGGTCATGGGCGCACGGTACCCGAGCCCGTGCCCGGTACGGTCCCCGATCGATGGCGACGGTGGCGATCGTGTCGTTCCGGTTGGGGCACACCGACGGCGTCTCGATCGTCGCAGCCCACTGGCAGCGCTCGCTCGAGCAGCTCGGCTTCACGGCGGTGACCGTCGCCGGCGAGGGCGGGGTCGACCGCACCGTGCCCGGCCTGGCCCTCGGGGCCCCGGTCCCGCCCACCGCCGGCGAGGTCGCCGCGGCCCTCGCCGACGCCGACCTCGTGGTCGTCGAGAACGTCCTCACGATCCCCATGAACCTGCCCGCGTCCCGCGTGCTCGCCGGGGTGCTGCGCGGGCGGCCGGCGATCCTCCACCACCACGACCCGCCCTGGCAGCGGGAGCGCTTCGCCCACGTCACCGAGCTGCCACCCGACGACCCGGCGTGGCGCCACGTCACCATCAACGAGCTCACCCGCCGGCAGCTCGCCGGCCGGGGCATCCGGGCCACCACCGTGTACAACGGGTTCGACGTCCACGAGCCGCCCGGCGACCGGGCGGCCACGCGCCGGGCGCTCGGCGTCGGCGAGCACGAGCCGCTCCTCCTGCACCCGGTGCGGGCCATCGCCCGCAAGAACGTGCCCGGCGCGCTGGCCCTCGCCGAGGCGGTCGGGGGCGTGTACTGGCTCCTCGGCCCGGCCGAGGAGGGCTACGGCCCCGAGCTGGCCCGCCACCTGGGAGCGGCCCGGTGCCGGGTGCTGCGAGGCCTCGGCGACCGCCCGCTGGCCGACGCCTACGCGGCCTGCGACGCGGTGCTGTTCCCCTCGACGTGGGAGGGGTTCGGCAACCCGCCGATCGAGGCCGCCATCCACCGCCGCCAGGCCGTGGTGGGCACCTACCCGATCGCGGCCGAGGTGCTGGCGCTCGGGTTCCGCTTCCTCCCCGACGCCGACCCCGCGCCGCTGGCCGCGTGGCTGGCGCACCCCGACCCGGTGCTCCTCGACGAGCACCGCCGACTGGCGGTCCGCCACTTCTCGCTCGAGCGGGTGACGGCGAACCTGGAGCTGCTCCTCGACGAGGCAGGATGGCTGCCGTGAGCGATCCGTCGGCCGACCCGGTGCGCGCCCAGCGCGCCCGGATGGCCAGCCTGGCGTCGTACGGCCAGCGCATCGGCTACCTGCTGTTCGGCGTGGCCGTCACCGTGTTCGTGCTGGGTTTCATCGTCGGCTTCACCTCGGCGCTCGTCACCGTGATCGTCGCGAGCCTGGTGGTGGGCTCGGTGATCCTCGCCCCCGCCATCGTGGTGGGCTACGCGGCCAGGGCGGCCGAGCGCGAGGACCGCGAGCGGGGCCTGTAGCGCGGCGACCGCACGGCCCGCCCGCCCGGGATCACGTGGGACGACCCCGGGGAGCCCACCGGTACGTCGTCCACCCCTCCACGGGAGCGGCCCCGAGCGATCGGTAGAAGCCGCTCGCCGGTTCGTTCCAGTCGAGCACGGCCCACTCCGTCCGGCCGTCGGTGCGCGCCCGCAGCGCCTCGAGCAGCGCCCGGCCGTGCCCCGCGCCGCGGTGGTCGGGCCGCACGAAGAGGTCCTCGAGCCAGATGCCGGGCCGGCCCAGGAACGTGGAGAAGGTGCGGAACCAGAGGGCGAAGCCGACCACGTCGCCGCGGCTGTCGTCGGTCGCCAGCAGCACCCGGGCCGCGGGCTCGGGCCCGAACAGGTGTCGGGCGACCTCGCCGGCCTCGAGCGCGACCTCGTGCTCGAGGCGCTCGTACGCGGCCAGCTCGCGGATGAGCGACACGATCTCGGCCAGGTCGTCGGGTCGGGCGTCGCGGATCGCCATGACCCCCGACGCTACGGGCCCCCTTCGGCTTGCCTGCACCGACGCGACCGGCGCACGGTCACCCGGGCGCGCGGAGCACCAGGTAGAGGAACGCCGCGATGCGCGGCACGATGGCGTCGGCGTACACCTGGTAGAGGCCGTGGCCGGCCCCCTCGAAGCTCACCAGGTCGGCCACCAGGCCCGCCGCCCCGGCCCGGGCGACCGTGCCGACGGCCAGCCGGTACGGCACCGTGGCGTCGGCCGTGCCGTGGAACAGCAGCACCGGCGGGTCGCCCGGGCCGATGGAGCCCACGTCGGTGGCCGTGCCCGAGATGGAGACGGCCGCCTGCACCGCCGACGACACCCCGGGCGTTCCGCTGTCGCCCGGGTCGTGGGACCGGTAGGCCACGTTGAGCGCCGTGATGGCCCCGGCCGACGACCCCCCGACGGCGATCCGGTCGGGGTCGACGCGCAACCCGGCGGCGTGGGCCCGCACCCAGCGCACCGCGGCCTGGGCGTCGTGCTGCGCGTCGAGCACGGCCCGCCCGCAGGTGGGGGTGGGTGCCGCGAACGCGCACGACCCGCCCTGCAGCAGCCGGTAGTCGATCGAGGCGGTGACGTAGCCCTTCCGCGCGAACCTGAGCGCCAGGTCGACCGTGTTCGGGTTGGTGCGGGTGCCGGCCGTGAACCCGCCGCCGTGCACCCAGACGATCGCCGGGCGGGCCGCAGCGGTGTCGCCGGCCGGCTGGTACAGGTCGAGCACGAGGTCGACCGGCCGGCCCGACTGCTCCACGGCCCGGCCGTACACGATCCCGCGGCTCACCTCGACGTCGGCGAAGGCGTCGTCCCAGTAGCGACAGCCGGTGACGGTGACGGTGCCGGCCACGGCCGCGAGGAGGAGCAGGGCGCCGGCGACGAGACGCGGTGTCCGCACGGGCCCAGTCTGCCCCCTGCCATGATCCCCCTGATGGCCGATGCTGAGGGGCATCTCAGGAGCGGCGACCACGTCCGGCGGAACCGCGAGGCGTGGGACGGCTACGCCGCCGGCTACGCGGCCGCGGGTGAGCGGGCCTGGGCGGCCGGCGAGCCCACCTGGGGCATCTTCGGCTCCCCGGAGAGCGAGGTGGGGCTCCTGCCCGAGCGGCTCGACGGCCTCCGGGCGGTGGAGCTCGGCTGCGGCACCGCCTACGTGTCGGCGTGGCTGGCCCGCCGTGGGGCCCGAACCGTCGGCCTCGACGGCTCGTCGGCCCAGCTGGCCACGGCGGCGCGCCTGCAGGCCCGGCACGGTCTGCGCTTCCCGCTCGTGCACGCCGACGCCGAGCGGGCGCCGCTGCGGGGCGGCTCGTTCGACCTCGCGGTCTCCGAGTACGGCGCCGCCATCTGGTGCGACCCCTACCGCTGGATCCCCGAGGCGGCCCGGCTGCTCCGGCCGGGC
Coding sequences within it:
- a CDS encoding GNAT family N-acetyltransferase; translated protein: MAIRDARPDDLAEIVSLIRELAAYERLEHEVALEAGEVARHLFGPEPAARVLLATDDSRGDVVGFALWFRTFSTFLGRPGIWLEDLFVRPDHRGAGHGRALLEALRARTDGRTEWAVLDWNEPASGFYRSLGAAPVEGWTTYRWAPRGRPT
- a CDS encoding methyltransferase domain-containing protein, producing MADAEGHLRSGDHVRRNREAWDGYAAGYAAAGERAWAAGEPTWGIFGSPESEVGLLPERLDGLRAVELGCGTAYVSAWLARRGARTVGLDGSSAQLATAARLQARHGLRFPLVHADAERAPLRGGSFDLAVSEYGAAIWCDPYRWIPEAARLLRPGGRLAFLGNASLLMLCVPDEDGAAAETWLRRPQRGMHRFEWPDDPAVEFHLSHGDMLRLLRASGFEVEDLVEVYPPEGATTRYPFVTREWAEQWPCEEVWKARKRG
- a CDS encoding enoyl-CoA hydratase/isomerase family protein, which codes for MTGGEFDQLLYRVFDHVATVTINRPERRNALSWTVMSELRRALAQAKADPEVRVVVLTGAGDRAFCAGADLSGMAEGAGYAQLHDARGELARLFRDLWELGKPTIARVQGYALAGGFGLALACDLVIAARDAVFGTPEIDVGLWPYMITVPLVRSMPPKRALELMLTGRRVDAEEAERIGFVTRVVPVDELDAATGELAGTLAAKSPAIVKLGRDSFYAVWDQAAEDALRLLHPMLTVTSQTEDAAEGIAAFAEKRSPVWKGR
- a CDS encoding glycosyltransferase family 4 protein, whose translation is MATVAIVSFRLGHTDGVSIVAAHWQRSLEQLGFTAVTVAGEGGVDRTVPGLALGAPVPPTAGEVAAALADADLVVVENVLTIPMNLPASRVLAGVLRGRPAILHHHDPPWQRERFAHVTELPPDDPAWRHVTINELTRRQLAGRGIRATTVYNGFDVHEPPGDRAATRRALGVGEHEPLLLHPVRAIARKNVPGALALAEAVGGVYWLLGPAEEGYGPELARHLGAARCRVLRGLGDRPLADAYAACDAVLFPSTWEGFGNPPIEAAIHRRQAVVGTYPIAAEVLALGFRFLPDADPAPLAAWLAHPDPVLLDEHRRLAVRHFSLERVTANLELLLDEAGWLP
- a CDS encoding alpha/beta hydrolase, giving the protein MRTPRLVAGALLLLAAVAGTVTVTGCRYWDDAFADVEVSRGIVYGRAVEQSGRPVDLVLDLYQPAGDTAAARPAIVWVHGGGFTAGTRTNPNTVDLALRFARKGYVTASIDYRLLQGGSCAFAAPTPTCGRAVLDAQHDAQAAVRWVRAHAAGLRVDPDRIAVGGSSAGAITALNVAYRSHDPGDSGTPGVSSAVQAAVSISGTATDVGSIGPGDPPVLLFHGTADATVPYRLAVGTVARAGAAGLVADLVSFEGAGHGLYQVYADAIVPRIAAFLYLVLRAPG